In Debaryomyces hansenii CBS767 chromosome B complete sequence, one genomic interval encodes:
- a CDS encoding DEHA2B11792p (weakly similar to CA4975|IPF4706 Candida albicans IPF4706), whose translation MSSVNGNSRTPTPKVGGKSTYINLKLTVRLLPPTLTKDQFIEQLNNYTDLLKDGSIIDDYYVQGCYPTKPYEKPTYSRAYLLFKNQTSLDQFMKEINGKSFIESETNDSLIPAIGKSLYNKMPIERPYNTATPSKKFEDDEFYKEFLSQLEANTNESFDIVSINKKLKKRNKDKKKKERDPKKKEDKKGKAKEEKKPAKPKSGKATDKTGDSTKAPPKAKKRNRNKKPEGENTNDKQKQKQPTDAKESSDAPAKQPPKPKNKPHDSSKGKQDPKAKSKQDSKQKPKSAQDTKQKSNQDSSASNANTPKNPKIKIKQKPKGQNPKPNTGLANNA comes from the coding sequence ATGAGTTCTGTCAACGGCAATTCGAGGACTCCTACGCCGAAAGTTGGTGGTAAATCAACCTACATAAATTTAAAGCTAACGGTAAGGCTCTTACCTCCAACTTTAACTAAAGATCAGTTCATAGAGCAGTTAAATAACTATACTGATTTGTTAAAGGATGGATCAATAATCGATGACTATTATGTCCAAGGATGCTATCCTACCAAGCCATATGAAAAGCCTACATATTCAAGAGCGTACTTGCTTTTCAAGAACCAAACATCACTTGACCAATTCATGAAGGAGATTAATGGGAAATCGTTCATCGAACTGGAGACAAACGACTCATTAATTCCGGCTATTGGAAAGTCATTATACAACAAGATGCCAATAGAGAGACCATATAATACGGCTACTccatcaaagaaatttgaagatgatgagTTTTACAAGGAATTTTTGTCTCAATTAGAAGCCAACACAAATGAATCCTTTGATATTGTATCtataaataagaaattgaagaagaggaataaggacaagaagaagaaggaaagaGACCCTAAAAAGAAAGAGGATAAAAAAGGCAAAGcgaaagaagagaaaaagcCCGCAAAGCCTAAATCTGGGAAGGCAACCGATAAGACAGGAGACAGTACGAAAGCTCCTCCAAAAGCCAAGAAgagaaatagaaataagAAACCAGAGGGAGAAAATACAAACGACAAACAGAAGCAGAAACAGCCTACTGATGCTAAAGAGTCTTCTGATGCACCAGCCAAGCAACCACCTAAACCGAAGAATAAACCGCACGATTCTTCCAAGGGGAAACAAGATCCAAAGGCCAAATCGAAACAGGATTCGAAACAAAAACCAAAACTGGCTCAAGATACCAAACAAAAATCTAACCAGGACTCATCTGCTAGTAACGCCAATACTCCGAAAAATCCAAAgatcaaaataaaacagaaaCCCAAGGGACAGAATCCAAAACCAAATACAGGACTAGCAAATAACGCATAA
- a CDS encoding DEHA2B11814p (weakly similar to uniprot|Q08231 Saccharomyces cerevisiae YOL072W THP1 Nuclear pore-associated protein) — translation MEVLDTYLNEIFQCSNSPVNEQLIRLSNLLNVNPAINPYIVRINNLPFLQDKYLNDLIDGKHFYKDEWLAFNEVVISFIRLSNQLNPWSSLESFDLYTNYINDLSVAFNNANRGYLITYLVKDTIRFVIPIATKLDYQLYYKENCMKPRLAYLASILLKIFNNIRSQLSGDVSDTTIKVSSKSSIILYIGIRLCQTYFKLSNPLLCRNIFSNMNNANLAMGKYDMNEQIQYRFYLGRFYFLKNQLVDAYTHLLWCLQRCPVVADSSNITRILQYLIPISIAIGKRPNFNFLQQMYYSSPSTTPSFFAIYSDLSQAVSSGNYAHFYTTITNPSVYSFLKDADLLVLLSSKCVLLVVRNLIKRLWMLAGKVPKLDYDSIKLGLSASVSLPDGTPLTSLPYSMHTFVSHAPDDLTIENILISLIDQNLLKGKLFPRLRVVSLSKVNVFPPVDHINFLRFGNGPEGSLNASDRWLRN, via the coding sequence atggaGGTGTTAGATACGTATTTGAATGagatatttcaatgttCTAACTCCCCCGTAAATGAACAACTAATACGGTTATCGAATTTACTCAATGTAAATCCAGCTATCAATCCCTACATTGTCAGAATTAACAATTTACCGTTTCTACAAgacaaatatttaaatgatCTAATCGATGGTAAGCACTTCTACAAAGATGAATGGTTAGCATTTAATGAAGTAGTCATATCATTTATCAGATTGAGCAACCAATTGAATCCTTGGTCCAGTTTGGAGTCATTTGACCTTTACACCAATTACATAAATGATTTGTCGGTAGCATTTAATAACGCCAACAGAGGATATCTAATTACATACTTAGTCAAGGACACAATACGATTTGTGATCCCAATAGCCACTAAGTTAGACTACCAGTTGTActacaaagaaaattgcATGAAGCCCCGGTTGGCGTATTTGGCATCGATCTTATTGAAGATCTTCAACAACATCAGATCGCAACTCTCAGGAGATGTGAGTGACACCACCATAAAGGTCTCGTCTAAGAGCTCGATTATTCTCTATATTGGGATCAGACTCTGCCAGACGTACTTCAAGTTATCGAATCCGTTGCTATGCCGCAACATCTTCAGCAATATGAATAACGCCAACCTCGCCATGGGCAAATACGACATGAACGAACAGATCCAATACCGTTTTTACTTGGGCCGGTTTTActtcttgaaaaatcaattggTCGACGCCTACACTCACCTCCTCTGGTGTCTTCAACGATGTCCAGTGGTGGCTGATTCATCCAACATTACGCGGATCCTCCAATACCTCATACCCATCAGCATCGCCATCGGAAAACGTCCGAACTTCAATTTCCTCCAGCAAATGTACTACTCGTCACCCAGCACCACCCCGTCGTTTTTTGCAATCTACCTGGACCTTTCGCAGGCCGTGTCGCTGGGGAACTACGCGCATTTCTACACAACCATCACCAACCCGTCCGTTTACTCGTTCCTCAAGGATGCTGATCTTCTCGTGTTGCTCTCTTCCAAATGCGTATTGCTCGTTGTCCGCAACCTCATCAAGCGTCTCTGGATGCTCGCAGGAAAGGTCCCAAAGCTAGACTACGACTCGATCAAATTGGGCCTCTCGGCCTCGGTGTCACTCCCTGATGGCACTCCCTTAACATCGCTACCCTACTCGATGCATACGTTCGTCTCACATGCCCCCGACGACCTCACCATCGAAAACATCTTGATTTCGCTCATCGACCAAAATCTACTCAAGGGAAAACTTTTTCCGAGGCTCCGAGTGGTATCGCTCTCAAAAGTTAATGTATTCCCTCCTGTCGACCATATTAACTTCCTACGCTTTGGAAATGGGCCCGAAGGCTCTCTAAACGCCTCCGACAGATGGCTCCGCAACTAG
- a CDS encoding DEHA2B11836p (similar to CA4658|IPF3092 Candida albicans IPF3092) encodes MHVLDLPYNVLDDIIGYLNQSDLVSLGRTNRVFHSKVNQMLYKRIMILDSEGHNDQYSLLDVRNVGPFARELTKENFQLIEKVVIHTQSNLIEYNYKELYDSFIRQWEKVKHPIYFVNLDINNLRKYQSFNNYISQESIQYSENEDEQSFEVDVQDTILNNLTNWIAFDINELISLPYNPSLRHLNLFIEQSFLLDPIERLNRNVLRNMENLKALYLNSPKSTSVFIKTFSGKVKLNLRKLSLSSSHTFKADSLLTFREVSQLVNFQDLEELELKINCTNHYCPNECMVQFFRDWFSSCRDPLALAKLVLINFKSNPHTDNLLQFNKLIENELFCSMISNLREIYLNINDLTKLTLDNKSSLNYNKFFKNLSRLPNLAKIVIPDFFNDWVVNLPRLFNKRTNFFDLLVNQCDCKVCNDTRLTFNKLSTLDSKNHFQHDFDNFTNSSADSSSIQIDTTSESNLKFLNYIVRKLKQQFIYLNQNLYSINSILNSNDRPLLINRDLDQFKNLFLHSCLLNLIKLFKIHIPSLRSINLGGIQYLVPN; translated from the coding sequence ATGCATGTATTGGATTTGCCATATAATGTACTTGATGATATAATAGGGTACTTGAACCAAAGTGATCTTGTATCACTTGGAAGAACGAACAGGGTGTTCCACAGCAAGGTGAATCAGATGCTATACAAGAGAATTATGATATTGGACTCGGAAGGACATAATGACCAGTATAGCTTGCTAGATGTTAGGAATGTGGGACCATTTGCCCGAGAATTGACAAAAGAGAATTTTCAGCTTATAGAGAAGGTGGTGATCCATACACAGTCTAACTTGATCGAATACAACTATAAGGAGTTGTACGACAGTTTTATCCGCCAGTGGGAGAAGGTGAAGCATCCGATTTACTTTGTGAACTTGGacataaataatttgcGGAAATACCAATCGTTCAACAATTACATCAGTCAGGAGTCGATTCAGTATTCGGAGAACGAGGACGAACAGAGCTTTGAGGTGGACGTTCAGGATAcgattttgaataacttgACCAACTGGATTGCCTTTGACATTAACGAGCTCATCAGTTTGCCGTACAATCCGAGCTTGCGTCATCTCAATCTCTTCATCGAGCAACTGTTTCTCCTTGACCCCATTGAAAGATTGAACCGCAATGTTTTGAGGAATATGGAAAACTTGAAGGCGTTATACTTGAATCTGCCCAAGTCGACTTCGGTGTTCATCAAGACGTTCCTGGGGAAGGTCAAGTTGAACTTGCGCAAGCTTTCGCTCTCGAGCTCGCACACATTCAAGGCCGACTCGTTATTGACGTTTCGGGAAGTGAGTCAATTGGTCAACTTCCAGGATTTGGAGGAGCTcgaattgaaaattaacTGCACCAACCACTATTGCCCCAACGAATGCATGGTGCAATTTTTCAGAGACTGGTTCTCGAGCTGCAGAGATCCGTTGGCGTTGGCAAAATTAGTGTTGATCAACTTCAAGTCAAACCCACACACCGACAATTTATTGCAGTTCAACAAgttgattgaaaatgagTTATTCTGCTCGATGATCTCCAACTTGAGAGAAATCTACTTGAATATTAACGACTTGACAAAATTAACATTggataataaatcatccTTAAACTacaataaattcttcaagaatttatcCAGATTACCCAACCTAGCAAAGATAGTCATCCCAGATTTTTTTAACGACTGGGTAGTCAACTTGCCTCGCTTATTCAATAAGAGGACAAACTTCTTCGACTTGTTAGTCAACCAATGTGACTGTAAGGTCTGTAATGACACCAGACTTACATTCAATAAGCTTTCGACTCTTGACTCTAAGAACCACTTCCAGCATGACTTTGATAACTTCACGAACTCGTCCGCGGACTCCTCAAGCATTCAGATTGATACCACCAGTGAGTCcaatttgaaattcttgaacTACATCGTCCGCAAGTTGAAGCAGCagtttatttatttaaaccAGAACCTATACTCCatcaattcaattttgaattctaaTGACAGACCATTACTCATCAATCGTGATTTAGatcaattcaagaatttgttCTTGCATTCTtgtttattgaatttaatcaaattatttaagaTACATATACCTTCCTTGAGATCTATAAACTTAGGAGGTATCCAATATTTAGTTCCAAATTAA
- a CDS encoding DEHA2B11858p (no similarity), whose protein sequence is MTPEKQKRIDELTSQLWSAGLTGSLKGSLIGLVSGFYLNYKYNFGHNAKFFNTPYKIAYLVSWNFICISFAVETEKVKMRKQLAMEEEIKRNMYLEDELNIKKK, encoded by the coding sequence ATGACTCCAGAGAAACAAAAGagaattgatgaattaacaTCTCAACTATGGAGTGCCGGTTTGACTGGTCTGCTCAAAGGCTCCTTGATTGGTTTAGTCAGTGGTTTTTACTTAAATTATAAGTATAATTTTGGACATAATgctaaatttttcaataccCCTTATAAAATCGCATACCTTGTAAGTTGgaattttatttgtatttcGTTTGCTGTTGAAACAGAAAAGGTCAAAATGAGAAAGCAGCTTGCAATGGAGGAGGAAATCAAACGCAATATGTATTTGGAGGAcgaattgaatatcaaaaagaaatag
- a CDS encoding DEHA2B11880p (similar to CA4741|IPF4496 Candida albicans IPF4496) has product MDRFESLINSLDYFHYPTQKSKEYSKYRQELTNKYGNITTVILVVFLIAIPIQKLLTVKGYTFSRIKLFKKTNVGLNKWIERDEDENYRLNKLKRFIARKLKGLIYKIYYHATSILLMAFWGSLLALLSLNESNKGDLIVLAKRLGKIITVTLPTIFFLTLRPSPLPNTLYLALLPIHKWLSRLIIVQGVLHTVIYCGYFQVKNSWKKALKYENLYGWGALLGFLIIMVTSFSRFRTKYYRFFFFQHYVWSWIIVICIQFHARPVTATPYTVANIFILIGQIIYRLCLTDVTIHDTDMKVTNISSNLALVEFPNHLIKCKSVSPGAHIRLAKYGSSWFVRAYRQIIPNYHPYTLVSLPSDNYQKLIVRRGNFKIQNRHKYLICGSYDPNLLFLNSKNTAKGSFSISKLRVSAKRILIIIGGSAISFALPILRVMNYHGVPIKIVWVIKDFRDITILKHFDGFIHEDDFEIFVTGSSEVGQDSAMRRYDSMNDMSSNGTSNTTHLYDLESENSPLLGEESKYDDVTGGENEDVEISIDNEEDEYDDECAVDVTMREHFLDTIPDGHDDDSNNEEIEYFMDGEYENQDQSLLLPSSGSKPNIIRKNSMQRSRKPSISRSRKTSVSTMNEIFFPSLNSDATDTAKNYLQQFKDTAKRLKIEHRIYKGRPRINYKYYNWCINEGFTQCSGPVDDGSHNFVCCRDLIKDKGNKVDSNKVWVITAGPASLVKNVKLWANENGLNFHEESFYV; this is encoded by the coding sequence ATGGATCGATTTGAGTCGCTAATTAATCTGcttgattattttcattatcctACACAGAAATCAAAGGAGTATAGTAAATACCGACAAGAATTAACTAATAAGTATGGGAATATAACAACGGTGATTCTTGTGGTCTTCTTGATTGCGATTCCCATCCAGAAGCTTTTGACTGTTAAAGGATATACTTTTTCGAGGATCAAACTCTTCAAGAAGACTAACGTGGGGTTGAACAAGTGGATTGAACgagatgaagatgaaaacTACagattgaataaattaaagagATTCATAGCACGTAAGTTGAAGGGattgatatataaaatatactacCACGCCACATCAATTTTGTTAATGGCGTTCTGGGGATCATTATTAGCACTTCTTTCATTAAACGAATCCAATAAGGGCGATTTGATTGTTCTTGCTAAAAGATTGGGAAAGATCATTACTGTTACGTTGCCGACTATATTCTTTTTGACACTTCGCCCTTCTCCATTACCAAATACCTTGTATTTGGCGTTATTGCCAATTCACAAGTGGTTATCCAGATTAATCATTGTACAAGGTGTTTTGCATACGGTAATTTATTGTGGATACTTTCAAGTTAAAAACTCATGGAAAAAGGCCCTTAAGTACGAGAATTTGTATGGATGGGGTGCCCTCCTTGgatttttaattattatgGTGACGTCGTTTCTGAGATTTAGGACGAAATATTATCGgttctttttcttccaGCATTATGTCTGGTCATGGATCATAGTCATATGTATACAGTTTCACGCAAGACCTGTCACGGCCACTCCTTATACTGTTGCTaacatttttatattgataGGCCAAATCATCTATAGACTATGCCTTACAGATGTGACTATACACGATACGGACATGAAGGTAACCAATATATCTTCAAACTTGGCGTTAGTTGAATTTCCTAACCATTTGATCAAGTGTAAATCGGTAAGTCCTGGTGCACATATTAGGTTGGCTAAATATGGATCTTCCTGGTTTGTGAGAGCCTATAGACAAATTATTCCAAACTACCATCCATACACTTTAGTATCATTGCCTCTGGATAATTACCAAAAGTTGATAGTCCGTAGAGGTaacttcaaaattcaaaatagacATAAATACTTGATTTGTGGTTCATATGATCCTAATTTGctatttttgaattcaaaaaatacAGCTAAGGGTAGTTTCAGTATATCTAAGTTGAGAGTTAGCGCTAAGagaatattgattataataGGAGGATCAGCTATATCGTTTGCATTACCGATTTTGAGAGTTATGAATTATCATGGTGTTCCAATTAAGATAGTATGGGTCATCAAAGATTTTAGAGATATCACTATTCTAAAGCATTTTGATGGATTCATTCACGAAGATGATTTTGAGATTTTTGTCACTGGGAGCTCAGAGGTAGGTCAAGACTCAGCCATGAGGAGATATGATTCTATGAATGATATGTCAAGTAATGGAACTTCGAATACGACCCATTTGTATGATCTCGAAAGTGAGAATCTGCCATTACTAGGAGAGGAAAGCAAGTATGATGACGTTACGGGAGGCGAAAACGAAGATGTTGAAATTTccattgataatgaagaagacgaatACGACGATGAATGTGCTGTAGATGTTACAATGAGAGAACATTTCCTAGATACTATTCCTGATGGTCATGATGACGATAGCAATAACgaagaaatagaatattttatggACGGAGAATATGAAAACCAGGATCAAAGTCTCCTCTTACCTTCTAGTGGAAGCAAACCAAACATCATCAGAAAGAATAGCATGCAGCGGTCACGCAAGCCAAGTATATCTCGCTCGAGAAAGACAAGTGTATCCACaatgaatgaaatatttttccCTTCGTTAAACTCAGATGCAACAGATACTgcaaagaattatttacaaCAATTCAAAGACACAGCGAAGAGATTGAAGATTGAGCATAGAATATATAAGGGCAGACCTCGGATTAACTACAAATACTACAATTGGTGCATAAATGAAGGATTTACACAATGTTCGGGCCCTGTAGATGATGGATCGCACAATTTTGTATGTTGTCGTGATTTGATCAAGGATAAAGGCAACAAGgttgattcaaataaagTATGGGTCATTACGGCAGGACCTGCCAGTTTGGTTAAAAACGTTAAATTATGGGCTAATGAAAATGGATTGAATTTCCACGAGGAATCGTTTTATGTTTAG
- a CDS encoding DEHA2B11902p (weakly similar to uniprot|Q12476 Saccharomyces cerevisiae YDL175C AIR2 RING finger protein that interacts with the arginine methyltransferase Hmt1p) encodes MSKILPFVEDTQPSVGEHEKSATPSMTSILHENISSQNPSAAETKENTPNNNNGGNNRKEGVTSLSFDQVNDNADELIELRGEGRYFGVTDPSSGTTINSLQSMGPLCANCHKRGHIRAKCKTVVCHKCGVVGDHYETQCPTTMVCSRCGLKGHVAIKCKNKLKKRQYCKHCDTFNHGDDMCPSIWRSYLTLPTPKSDDENDKYESTVLPVVYCYNCGDDEHYGDECPEPRTSRIPCVNGSAFSGTNLPRHLRSLYFDRINSTKPNTQKKLQNAKPTYTNNYANNSNNSNYGNKGSYNNGSYRNNFTNYNDYNYNSNSNFNRQPIDNNFNGYYNNNNNNINSHIHFKPNSRHPAKSDKPNPSRSGVIPSSNSKKNNKKPTRSGFIDKNKNKVSKPNSSHKPTRSGLIESSGNRAKKQGVKNIKNLY; translated from the coding sequence ATGTCAAAGATACTACCGTTTGTCGAGGATACCCAACCGCTGGTAGGAGAACACGAGAAATCGGCTACTCCAAGCATGACGTCGATACTTCATGAAAACATCTCATCGCAAAATCCATCAGCAGCCGAAACGAAGGAAAATACGccaaataacaataatgGTGGAAATAATAGAAAGGAAGGGGTGACGTCTCTTTCATTTGACCAGGTTAATGATAATGCGGACGAATTAATAGAACTCCGTGGTGAGGGAAGATATTTTGGGGTCACCGATCCAAGTTCTGGTACAACCATCAACTCGTTGCAGAGCATGGGCCCATTATGTGCAAATTGCCATAAAAGAGGCCATATAAGGGCTAAATGTAAGACAGTTGTGTGCCATAAATGTGGGGTTGTGGGCGATCATTATGAAACTCAATGCCCAACTACAATGGTATGCTCGAGATGCGGATTGAAGGGCCATGTTGCCATCAAGTGTAAGAATAAGCTCAAAAAGAGACAGTATTGTAAACATTGCGATACGTTCAACCATGGAGACGATATGTGTCCTAGCATTTGGAGGTCATATTTAACATTACCCACACCTAAAAGTGACGATGAGAATGACAAATACGAAAGCACAGTGTTGCCAGTGGTGTACTGTTATAATTGTGGCGACGATGAACATTACGGGGATGAATGCCCAGAACCTAGAACTTCAAGGATACCGTGTGTAAACGGCAGTGCCTTCAGTGGAACTAATTTGCCCAGACATTTAAGATCGCTTTATTTTGATCGCATCAACTCCACTAAACCGAACACCCAGAAGAAACTACAAAACGCTAAACCCACCTACACCAACAACTATGccaacaacagcaacaacagtAATTATGGAAACAAGGGCAGCTATAATAATGGTTCGTATAGGAATAACTTCACCAATTATAACGATTACAACTACAATTCAAACTCAAATTTCAACAGACAGCCTATAGATAACAACTTCAACGGCTAttacaacaacaacaacaacaacattAATAGTCATATACATTTCAAGCCAAATTCTAGACATCCTGCCAAGTCGGATAAGCCTAATCCGTCCAGATCAGGGGTTATACCCAgttcaaattcaaagaaaaacaataaaaaaCCTACAAGATCAGGTTTTATAgacaaaaataaaaacaaGGTCAGTAAACCGAACTCGCTGCATAAACCCACAAGATCAGGATTAATAGAAAGTAGTGGGAATAGGGCCAAGAAACAAGGTgtaaagaatataaagaatttgTATTAG
- a CDS encoding DEHA2B11924p (similar to uniprot|Q04767 Saccharomyces cerevisiae YMR071C TVP18 Tlg2-Vesicle Protein of 18 kDa), with product MALNISSVFSNLFAGFSSDFKKKNFSLYGQWIGLLTIFLCIALGIANIFHASVVIVFSIICIVQGLVVVFVEIPFLLKICPLTDKFTTFIRNFDENWPRCGFYILMGAIQWLSLTVQVTSLIVVAVFFTLAGICYALAAFMHQEYLKTSFNVAGEPDSLEGQVGDHIVRNVL from the coding sequence ATGGCTTTGAATATATCATCAGTATTTAGCAATTTGTTTGCAGGGTTTTCAAGCGATtttaagaagaagaacttCTCCCTATATGGGCAGTGGATCGGGTTACTTACGATATTTTTATGTATAGCATTGGGAATTGCTAACATTTTCCATGCTTCGGTGGTGATTGTGTTTTCAATCATATGTATTGTGCAAGGGTTGGTGGTTGTGTTTGTCGAAATTCCATTCTTGTTGAAGATTTGCCCCTTGACGGACAAATTTACCACCTTTATCAGAAACTTCGACGAGAATTGGCCTAGATGTGGGTTCTACATATTGATGGGAGCCATACAGTGGCTTTCGTTGACGGTCCAGGTCACTAGTTTAATTGTGGTTGCTGTGTTCTTTACGTTGGCCGGTATCTGTTATGCATTGGCTGCATTTATGCACCAGGAGTACTTAAAGACGTCGTTCAATGTTGCTGGAGAACCGGACTCGCTTGAGGGTCAGGTTGGAGACCATATTGTCAGAAATGTGTTGTAA
- a CDS encoding DEHA2B11946p (highly similar to uniprot|P42942 Saccharomyces cerevisiae YGR210c putative GTP-binding protein): protein MGRETVIALVGKPSAGKSTTLNSLTDANAKVGAFPFTTIDPNKATGYLEVDCACARFGKQALCKPNYGYCRDGKRGVPIMLLDVAGLVPNAHLGKGLGNKFLGDLTEADCLIHIVDVSGTTNAEGKATRGYDPLHDIEWLQDEIFKWILGNLMERWGSVVRRHTATKATTLETLRQQLGGYSANKQLIGKALDLLPGLAPLQDWDNETIEKVVRSFMQVKFPTVLSLNKMDHPDSDKNVSKIILKYPELKSVLTSSITEVFLRKLANQQYIKYDSGTEFVDTIDDLGPESKLKPLDDKLRNRIDNIRDLVLYRFGSTGVVQLLQAAADVLGLIPVFPVRSIHNFTGSSGEYVFRDCVLVKKGTPVISVARKIMGDVTIAAIEGVGGVRIGEEDTVDSGKNDILSFKIVPGSTTNN, encoded by the coding sequence ATGGGACGAGAAACAGTTATTGCTCTTGTAGGAAAGCCATCGGCTGGAAAATCTACTACGTTAAATTCGTTGACAGACGCTAATGCAAAAGTTGGAGCTTTTCCATTTACTACTATAGACCCAAATAAGGCCACAGGTTACCTAGAGGTAGATTGTGCATGTGCAAGGTTCGGTAAACAGGCTTTATGCAAGCCTAACTATGGATATTGTCGAGATGGTAAACGAGGTGTTCCAATCATGTTGTTGGATGTGGCAGGGTTGGTTCCCAATGCTCATCTTGGAAAAGGATTAGGAAACAAATTTTTGGGAGATTTGACCGAAGCGGATTGTTTGATCCATATTGTGGACGTGAGTGGAACCACTAATGCAGAGGGAAAGGCCACGAGAGGATACGACCCATTACACGATATAGAGTGGTTACAGGACGAGATCTTCAAGTGGATTCTCGGGAACCTTATGGAGAGATGGGGCTCGGTGGTCAGAAGACACACAGCGACTAAAGCCACGACGTTGGAGACCTTGAGACAGCAGTTGGGTGGTTATTCGGCTAATAAGCAGTTGATTGGTAAAGCACTTGACCTTTTGCCGGGTTTGGCTCCGTTGCAAGACTGGGATAATGAAACCATCGAGAAGGTGGTGAGGTCATTTATGCAAGTGAAGTTTCCAACGGTGTTGTCGCTCAACAAGATGGACCACCCGGATTCGGATAAGAATGTGTCCAAGATCATTTTAAAGTACCCAGAGTTGAAATCCGTATTGACATCTTCGATCACCGAGGTATTTTTACGTAAATTGGCCAATCAACAATACATCAAGTACGACCTGGGAACTGAGTTTGTTGACACGATCGATGACTTGGGCCCCGAATCAAAGTTGAAGCCTTTGGACGACAAATTGCGTAACAGAATCGACAATATCAGGGACTTGGTGCTCTACAGATTCGGCTCCACTGGTGTTGTGCAATTATTACAAGCAGCTGCGGACGTATTAGGGTTAATTCCTGTCTTCCCAGTTAGAAGCATCCATAATTTCACTGGTAGTTCAGGTGAATATGTCTTTAGGGATTGTGTGCTTGTGAAAAAAGGCACGCCGGTGATATCGGTGGCTAGAAAAATCATGGGAGATGTTACTATCGCTGCAATTGAAGGTGTTGGTGGAGTAAGAATTGGTGAAGAGGACACGGTAGACAGTGGTAAGAACGATATCTTGAGTTTCAAGATCGTTCCGGGAAGTACCACCAATAATTGA